A single Clostridium sp. AN503 DNA region contains:
- a CDS encoding ABC transporter ATP-binding protein, producing the protein MKLIIHYLKNYKKMFLLNAFSVLGFALVELGIPTIVALMIDNGVNRGNTDYIWKMGILIVVISLTGVAGTILLGYCCAYLSTSVTRDIRNDIFRKTQEFSHSEFHDFGISSLITRTGNDAFQIQMFMNVLLRTALMTPVMMAGSIFLVLRASLSLSAVILSTVPLIVIGVIVVTRISEPLSEKQQASLEDINRISKENLTGIRVIRAFTNDNYEKMRFDGANVSYMGYSKKLFKLMSVTQPIFFLVMNFAGMGIYWIASIMLSRGTLQIGELVAFMDYMFHMMFSIMLFCLVFMMYPKAAVSAGRIQKIFDADPDVKNPERGIRLTGYTAAKHCPADHNSADHSPADHHSADYSSMDHIEEIAFDHVDFAYPDGEEAVLKNVSFSVKRGETIAFIGSTGSGKSTLINLIPRSYDVSSGQVLINGRDIREYDLKSLRNAIGFIPQKAMLFSGTIAENLRYGKPDATDEELVQAAKTAQAYDFIMEKGGFDERITENATNVSGGQRQRLSIARALVRRPDVYVFDDSFSALDFKTDARLRKMLKKETANAIVMIVAQRISSIMDADQIIVLNEGSIVGSGTHKELLDRCQIYHEIALSQLSEEELAHA; encoded by the coding sequence ATGAAATTGATCATTCATTATCTGAAAAACTATAAAAAGATGTTTTTGCTCAACGCCTTCTCGGTGCTGGGCTTCGCTCTCGTGGAGCTGGGGATTCCGACCATCGTGGCGCTGATGATCGACAACGGAGTGAACCGTGGGAACACAGACTATATCTGGAAAATGGGAATCCTGATTGTCGTGATCTCCCTTACAGGGGTGGCGGGCACTATCCTCCTTGGCTACTGCTGCGCCTATCTTTCCACCTCCGTGACCCGGGATATCCGCAACGATATCTTCCGGAAGACCCAGGAATTCTCCCACAGCGAATTCCATGATTTTGGTATTTCGTCCCTGATCACCCGGACGGGCAACGACGCATTTCAGATCCAGATGTTCATGAACGTTCTGCTCCGGACTGCGCTTATGACGCCTGTGATGATGGCTGGAAGTATTTTTTTAGTGCTGCGCGCCTCCTTGAGCCTGTCCGCAGTCATTCTGTCCACAGTGCCCCTGATCGTGATCGGTGTGATCGTGGTGACCAGGATCTCAGAACCTTTAAGCGAGAAGCAGCAGGCGTCCTTGGAGGACATCAACCGGATCTCCAAGGAGAATCTGACCGGGATCCGGGTGATCCGTGCTTTCACCAACGACAACTATGAGAAAATGCGGTTTGACGGTGCCAACGTAAGCTATATGGGATACTCAAAAAAGCTGTTTAAGCTCATGAGCGTGACTCAGCCCATCTTCTTTCTTGTGATGAACTTTGCCGGGATGGGCATCTACTGGATCGCCAGCATTATGTTGAGCCGGGGAACCCTCCAGATCGGGGAACTGGTGGCATTTATGGATTATATGTTCCATATGATGTTCTCCATCATGCTGTTCTGCCTGGTCTTCATGATGTACCCGAAAGCCGCCGTCAGCGCCGGGCGCATCCAGAAGATCTTTGACGCCGACCCGGATGTAAAAAACCCTGAGCGTGGAATCCGGCTCACAGGATATACTGCTGCAAAACACTGTCCTGCAGACCACAATTCTGCGGATCACAGCCCTGCGGATCACCATTCTGCGGATTACAGTTCTATGGATCACATTGAAGAGATTGCTTTCGACCACGTGGACTTTGCCTATCCGGACGGCGAGGAGGCCGTGCTTAAGAATGTATCCTTCTCCGTAAAACGCGGGGAAACCATTGCATTCATCGGCAGCACCGGTTCCGGGAAGAGCACGCTCATCAACCTGATCCCCAGGTCTTATGACGTCAGCAGCGGACAGGTGCTGATCAATGGCAGGGATATCCGGGAATATGACTTAAAAAGCCTGCGGAATGCCATCGGTTTCATTCCACAGAAAGCCATGCTGTTTTCCGGCACCATTGCAGAAAACCTGCGCTACGGGAAACCGGACGCCACAGACGAAGAGCTGGTCCAGGCGGCAAAAACTGCCCAGGCCTATGATTTCATCATGGAAAAAGGAGGCTTTGACGAGCGCATCACGGAAAATGCCACCAATGTTTCCGGCGGTCAAAGACAGCGTCTTTCGATCGCCCGGGCGCTGGTCCGAAGGCCAGACGTCTATGTGTTTGACGATTCCTTTTCCGCTCTGGACTTTAAGACGGATGCCCGGCTCAGAAAAATGCTGAAAAAAGAGACCGCAAACGCCATTGTCATGATCGTGGCGCAGCGCATTTCCAGCATTATGGATGCAGATCAGATCATTGTATTAAATGAAGGGAGCATTGTGGGGAGCGGGACACATAAAGAGCTGCTCGACCGTTGTCAGATCTACCACGAGATCGCTCTTTCACAGCTCAGCGAGGAGGAATTGGCTCATGCGTAA